In the genome of Rhodoplanes sp. Z2-YC6860, one region contains:
- a CDS encoding DUF4336 domain-containing protein, translating to MGRPVIRFGAPWPKIPFSTRMTVIRLPSGELFVHSPTHLVASLKTEIEELGPPRFIVAPNRLHYWWLPEWRDAFGKAQTFVAPKVRKQAGDHIRFDCQTIDHESGYPWDGEIATLPIAGSYMTEIAFLHRATRTLVLTDLIENFEAKKIKSPFIRFLTWAGGVQDPNGSTPRDLRVTFAKRRPEFITAIRQMIEWDPERIIIAHGRWYDRDGKAKLIRAFRWLLDGNESKATSSI from the coding sequence ATGGGCCGGCCGGTCATCCGGTTTGGCGCGCCGTGGCCGAAGATTCCCTTTTCGACGAGGATGACCGTGATCCGCTTGCCAAGCGGCGAGCTGTTTGTTCACTCCCCGACTCATCTTGTCGCAAGCCTCAAGACCGAGATCGAGGAACTCGGCCCACCGCGCTTCATCGTCGCCCCCAATCGCCTGCACTACTGGTGGCTACCCGAATGGCGGGATGCGTTCGGCAAAGCGCAAACCTTCGTTGCCCCGAAAGTTCGCAAGCAGGCCGGCGACCACATTCGCTTCGACTGCCAAACCATCGACCACGAAAGCGGATATCCTTGGGACGGCGAGATCGCGACACTGCCGATCGCAGGCAGCTACATGACCGAGATCGCATTCCTGCACCGGGCCACCCGGACGCTGGTGCTCACCGATCTCATCGAAAATTTCGAGGCCAAAAAGATCAAGTCGCCATTCATTCGTTTTTTGACCTGGGCCGGCGGCGTGCAGGATCCGAACGGCAGCACTCCGCGCGACCTTCGGGTGACGTTCGCGAAACGGAGACCGGAGTTCATCACTGCCATACGTCAGATGATCGAGTGGGATCCGGAGCGCATCATCATCGCTCACGGGCGTTGGTACGACCGTGATGGGAAAGCTAAATTGATCAGAGCGTTTCGGTGGCTGCTCGATGGGAACGAGTCTAAAGCCACTTCTTCCATTTGA
- a CDS encoding L,D-transpeptidase, with product MKTWERAGRTAVVFLAFAMGALLSGCVTSETLEPSTNASFTARDKKLLANPPYAKAQIPEPFQRHIVEFHRKEGPGTIVVDPDARFLYYVLDGGKAIRYGVTVGEEALVFSGVAKVGRKEEWPSWTPTADIKKRLTGIPDFVGPGPHNPLGARGLYLYANGKDTLFRIHGTNQPEYIGSAISSGCIRMTNEDVIDLYGRVKMGSPVVVLKPTEGDSPMSPRVALGGTTNMN from the coding sequence ATGAAAACTTGGGAACGTGCCGGCAGAACGGCCGTTGTCTTTCTGGCGTTTGCCATGGGCGCGCTGCTCTCGGGCTGCGTGACAAGCGAAACCCTCGAACCATCAACGAACGCGAGCTTCACGGCACGCGACAAGAAGCTGCTGGCCAATCCTCCATACGCAAAGGCGCAGATCCCCGAACCATTTCAGCGCCACATCGTCGAATTCCATCGCAAGGAAGGCCCGGGCACCATCGTGGTCGATCCGGATGCGCGCTTTCTCTACTACGTGCTCGATGGCGGCAAGGCGATCCGCTACGGCGTAACCGTCGGCGAAGAGGCCCTTGTGTTCTCCGGCGTTGCCAAGGTCGGACGCAAGGAAGAGTGGCCGTCGTGGACGCCGACCGCCGACATCAAGAAGCGCCTCACCGGCATTCCTGATTTCGTCGGCCCGGGCCCGCACAATCCGCTCGGTGCGCGCGGCCTCTACCTCTACGCCAACGGCAAGGACACGCTGTTCCGCATCCACGGCACCAATCAGCCGGAATATATCGGCTCGGCCATTTCTTCGGGCTGCATCCGTATGACCAATGAGGATGTCATCGACCTCTACGGCCGGGTGAAGATGGGTTCGCCGGTGGTGGTGCTCAAGCCGACTGAAGGCGACTCACCGATGAGCCCGCGCGTGGCGCTCGGCGGCACCACCAACATGAACTGA
- a CDS encoding extensin-like domain-containing protein: MSIKSGRKWLLSVFAVPVAFAGVATADPWLEKSPTAGRGWDDIPFLGPPQRQTKQRPPRGPSAARALEAKREMQRELRRMPETDRAANAKASANVFPPPRVPQQAKTAEPPPETSSTATPVAARDAKPSEIPHKPSRTAAAPTRDAERELQRQLDRTLPPAAVTPVPEQLACAERLAKIARYSPLPNRSGPGACGATDLVRLDSILMPDRSVVALNPAPQIQCSMAEQVAEWVREDVGPAASTALGSPLMSINDYDAYDCRPRNNVKGAKLSEHGKGNALDVGSFRLRNGGVFTLADQLVTKQFRDKVRLAACSRFMTVLGPGADPYHGDHVHLDMAERSHNTKICQWNVRETLIAAQSEPEPSQRTTASAPPAAAAPVMPPSKVEAKVEPKIDPKIESKSEPKNEPQAPAVAAAPKVEPPVIAEPPMPRPKPPEVAEAPVKSAAEAPPPQVKDERPTEELSRDQASQDKPKDERPPKFDVAAATPKEPEARPERKDEASPSLASEALQLSTVSPPLPRRKPEALQRLAEIQQPETPNRSERGTRGERSRHYDPRRRFERDVRRFMRNFF, from the coding sequence GTGTCGATAAAAAGCGGCCGAAAATGGCTGTTGTCGGTGTTTGCTGTTCCGGTAGCATTTGCCGGCGTTGCGACCGCGGACCCGTGGCTTGAAAAGAGCCCCACGGCCGGACGAGGCTGGGACGACATTCCCTTTTTGGGACCGCCCCAGCGCCAGACCAAGCAGCGGCCGCCTCGCGGCCCGTCAGCCGCCCGCGCGCTCGAGGCCAAGCGAGAGATGCAGCGCGAATTGCGCCGCATGCCCGAGACGGATCGCGCAGCCAATGCCAAGGCCTCCGCCAACGTGTTTCCCCCGCCGCGTGTGCCGCAGCAGGCCAAGACCGCGGAGCCGCCACCGGAGACCTCGAGCACTGCGACGCCGGTCGCCGCACGCGATGCCAAGCCCTCTGAGATTCCGCACAAGCCATCACGCACTGCAGCTGCGCCAACCCGCGATGCCGAGCGGGAATTGCAGCGCCAGCTCGATCGCACCCTCCCGCCTGCTGCGGTCACTCCGGTGCCTGAGCAGCTCGCCTGCGCCGAGCGGCTTGCCAAGATCGCGCGCTACTCGCCGCTGCCGAACCGCAGCGGCCCAGGCGCCTGTGGCGCAACGGACTTGGTGCGGCTCGACAGTATCCTGATGCCGGACCGCTCCGTTGTCGCGCTCAATCCAGCGCCGCAGATCCAGTGCAGCATGGCTGAGCAGGTTGCCGAGTGGGTGCGTGAGGATGTCGGTCCCGCGGCGAGCACGGCGCTCGGCTCGCCGCTGATGTCCATCAATGACTACGACGCCTATGACTGCCGGCCGCGCAACAACGTCAAAGGCGCCAAGCTCTCCGAGCACGGCAAGGGAAACGCACTCGACGTCGGGAGCTTCCGGTTGCGCAACGGCGGGGTGTTCACGCTCGCCGACCAACTCGTCACAAAGCAGTTCCGCGACAAGGTCCGGCTCGCCGCCTGCAGCCGCTTCATGACGGTGCTTGGCCCGGGAGCCGATCCCTATCACGGGGATCACGTCCATCTCGACATGGCCGAGCGCTCGCACAACACCAAGATCTGTCAGTGGAACGTGCGCGAGACGTTGATCGCCGCGCAGTCGGAGCCTGAGCCGTCGCAGCGCACGACCGCTTCTGCGCCACCGGCGGCCGCAGCGCCAGTTATGCCGCCGTCCAAGGTGGAGGCTAAAGTCGAGCCCAAGATCGATCCAAAGATCGAATCCAAGTCGGAGCCGAAGAACGAACCGCAGGCTCCAGCCGTTGCCGCGGCTCCCAAAGTCGAGCCGCCGGTGATTGCTGAGCCACCCATGCCGAGGCCCAAGCCGCCTGAGGTCGCTGAGGCGCCCGTCAAATCGGCGGCCGAAGCGCCACCGCCGCAAGTTAAAGATGAGCGGCCCACAGAAGAATTGAGCCGCGATCAGGCGAGCCAAGACAAGCCGAAAGACGAGCGGCCGCCAAAGTTCGATGTGGCCGCAGCGACGCCGAAAGAGCCTGAGGCTCGACCGGAACGGAAAGACGAAGCGTCGCCGTCGCTAGCCTCGGAGGCCCTGCAACTTTCAACCGTGTCGCCGCCACTGCCACGGCGAAAGCCAGAGGCTCTGCAGCGGCTTGCGGAGATCCAGCAGCCGGAAACGCCGAACCGAAGCGAACGTGGGACGCGTGGCGAGCGCTCGCGCCACTACGACCCGCGGCGTCGCTTTGAACGTGACGTTCGCCGCTTCATGCGGAATTTCTTCTGA
- a CDS encoding magnesium transporter CorA family protein, with the protein MLDVYVPNGSSLERHTVVSGDDVPENAVWFDLINPAPGEDKLIEGRLGIAVPTREEMQEIEVSSRLYTEHHARFMTATLMCNSDTVVPKTTAVTFILAKHSLVTVRYDDPKPFMLISNKLTRNCPQSINGESVLMELLDAVIDREADLLERIGIDIDQVSHDIFDPHGRGPEQGQSYITTLKVIGIKGDLTSKVRESLVSLGRLLLFLANEAEGMRWAKDVRLQLQAMQRDVLSLSDHASYLGNKIQFLLDALLGVVTLEQNNTIKIFSIAAVVFLPPTLVGTIYGMNFKLIPELEWTLGYPMALIMMIAAAVLPYYFFKWKKWL; encoded by the coding sequence ATGCTTGACGTCTACGTGCCGAACGGCTCTTCGCTGGAACGCCACACGGTGGTCTCGGGTGATGACGTGCCCGAAAACGCGGTGTGGTTCGACCTCATCAATCCGGCCCCCGGCGAGGACAAGCTGATCGAAGGCCGGCTCGGGATCGCGGTGCCGACCCGCGAGGAGATGCAGGAAATCGAGGTGTCGAGCCGGCTCTACACCGAGCACCATGCCCGCTTCATGACCGCGACGCTGATGTGCAACTCCGACACCGTGGTGCCGAAGACCACGGCGGTGACCTTCATCCTGGCCAAGCACAGCCTTGTCACGGTGCGCTACGACGACCCCAAGCCGTTCATGCTGATCTCAAACAAGCTGACGCGCAATTGCCCGCAGAGCATCAACGGCGAGTCGGTGCTGATGGAGCTGCTCGACGCGGTGATCGACCGCGAAGCCGATCTGCTCGAACGTATCGGCATAGACATCGACCAGGTCTCGCACGATATCTTCGACCCGCATGGGAGAGGCCCGGAGCAGGGCCAGTCCTACATCACCACGCTGAAGGTGATCGGCATCAAGGGCGATCTCACCTCCAAGGTGCGCGAGAGCCTGGTGTCGCTCGGCCGTTTGCTGCTGTTCCTCGCCAACGAGGCCGAAGGCATGCGCTGGGCCAAGGACGTGCGGTTGCAGCTTCAGGCGATGCAGCGCGACGTGCTGTCGCTCAGCGACCATGCCAGCTATCTCGGCAACAAGATCCAGTTTCTGCTCGATGCGCTGCTCGGCGTCGTCACGCTCGAGCAGAACAACACCATCAAGATATTCTCGATCGCGGCCGTGGTCTTCCTGCCGCCGACGCTCGTCGGCACCATCTACGGCATGAACTTCAAGCTCATCCCCGAGCTCGAATGGACGCTTGGCTATCCCATGGCGCTGATCATGATGATCGCTGCGGCCGTGCTGCCGTATTACTTCTTCAAATGGAAGAAGTGGCTTTAG
- a CDS encoding linear amide C-N hydrolase — MNSWAWACTRVVYLGPNDNIITARSMDWKTDIPTNLWIFPRGMARTGETGPNSIKWTSKYGSVIASAYDVSTTDGVNEAGLAANLLWLVESDYPKFDQSKPGLTIAAWAQYVLDNFATVEEAVSALSREPFTIVTDNVPGDTRLATLHLSLSDATGDSAIIEYVKGKQVIHHDRKYQVMTNSPTFDQQLALNSYWQQIGGTVMLPGTNRASDRFARASFYINAIPKNEDPNRAVASVFSVIRNVSVPYGLNTPDQPNISSTRWRTVVDHKRRLYFFESALTPNTFWVDLKAIDFSAANGKVRMLDLGPSQDHTYSGNATKEFKEAKPFVFLGVH; from the coding sequence ATGAATTCATGGGCGTGGGCCTGCACACGGGTGGTCTATCTCGGGCCGAACGACAACATCATCACGGCCCGCTCGATGGACTGGAAAACGGATATTCCAACCAACCTCTGGATTTTTCCCCGCGGCATGGCGCGCACCGGAGAGACAGGCCCTAACTCCATCAAATGGACCTCGAAATACGGCAGCGTCATTGCAAGCGCATACGATGTTTCGACGACGGACGGCGTCAACGAAGCGGGGTTGGCGGCCAACCTGCTCTGGCTGGTGGAGTCCGATTACCCGAAGTTCGATCAATCCAAACCCGGGCTGACCATTGCCGCATGGGCGCAATACGTATTGGACAATTTCGCCACAGTGGAAGAAGCCGTGAGTGCGTTGTCGCGCGAACCCTTCACCATCGTCACCGACAACGTCCCGGGCGATACGCGGCTCGCAACCCTGCACCTGTCCCTATCGGATGCCACCGGCGACAGCGCCATCATCGAATACGTCAAGGGCAAGCAGGTCATCCATCACGATCGCAAATATCAGGTCATGACCAATTCGCCGACTTTCGACCAGCAGCTGGCGCTGAATTCATACTGGCAACAGATCGGCGGCACGGTCATGCTGCCGGGCACCAATCGTGCCTCCGACCGCTTCGCGCGGGCGTCCTTCTACATCAACGCCATTCCAAAGAACGAGGATCCGAATCGCGCCGTTGCCAGCGTGTTCAGCGTCATCCGCAACGTGTCGGTGCCCTATGGGCTGAACACGCCCGACCAGCCCAACATCTCCTCTACGCGCTGGCGGACCGTCGTCGATCATAAGCGGCGTCTCTACTTCTTCGAGTCCGCATTGACGCCGAACACATTCTGGGTCGACCTCAAGGCGATCGACTTTTCTGCGGCGAATGGAAAGGTGCGCATGCTGGACCTCGGCCCCAGCCAGGATCACACCTATTCCGGCAATGCGACAAAGGAATTCAAAGAGGCGAAGCCGTTCGTATTCCTAGGTGTGCATTGA
- the solA gene encoding N-methyl-L-tryptophan oxidase: MPQYDVIVVGLGAIGSATLRVLARRGVKVLGIERFALGHDRGSSHGETRMIRLGYFEHPSYVPLLRRTYALWRELEAEAGHKLLHITGIAEMGLPDSDVVAGTLAASQLHDLPHEVLSAKHAMARFPAFRLPDDFVCVVQPDGGFVAVEAAMTAMVDQAKAAGAEIWSETMVQALTPTGRGVRVATSRGDVEAASAIIAAGPWISRLAPDLPLRVTRQVMTWFEPREPALLELGRFPVFLMRTPHGNHYGFPSVDGSLVKIAKHHHLDETVDAETVDRAVSLQDEAAVRAAVAAHIPAADGPIARAKTCLYTVTPDHDFIIDLLPGAPSVTVASACSGHGFKFAPVMGEILADLAISRRTAHDIGRFRLSRFGC, encoded by the coding sequence ATGCCGCAATACGACGTCATCGTGGTGGGGCTTGGCGCAATCGGCAGCGCCACGCTGCGCGTTCTCGCCAGGCGCGGCGTGAAGGTGCTGGGAATCGAACGCTTTGCGCTGGGCCACGACCGAGGCTCGTCGCATGGCGAAACGCGGATGATCCGGCTCGGCTATTTCGAACATCCGTCCTACGTGCCGCTGCTCCGCCGGACTTACGCGCTGTGGCGCGAGCTCGAGGCTGAGGCAGGCCACAAGCTTCTGCACATCACCGGCATCGCCGAGATGGGCTTGCCCGACAGCGATGTGGTGGCCGGCACGCTCGCGGCCTCGCAGCTGCACGATCTGCCGCATGAGGTGTTGAGCGCGAAGCATGCGATGGCGCGCTTTCCGGCATTCCGGTTGCCCGACGATTTCGTCTGCGTGGTGCAGCCCGACGGTGGCTTCGTTGCGGTCGAAGCCGCGATGACGGCGATGGTCGATCAGGCGAAGGCTGCAGGTGCGGAGATTTGGTCCGAGACGATGGTGCAGGCGTTGACTCCGACCGGCCGCGGCGTGCGTGTTGCCACCAGCCGCGGTGACGTTGAAGCCGCGAGCGCGATTATCGCAGCCGGCCCCTGGATCAGCCGGCTCGCGCCGGACCTGCCGCTTCGCGTGACACGGCAGGTGATGACCTGGTTTGAGCCACGCGAGCCTGCACTGCTCGAACTGGGCCGCTTCCCGGTGTTCTTGATGCGGACCCCGCACGGCAATCACTACGGCTTTCCTTCCGTCGATGGCAGTCTCGTCAAGATCGCCAAACACCATCATCTCGACGAGACCGTTGATGCCGAAACCGTCGACCGCGCTGTCTCCCTGCAGGACGAAGCCGCCGTCCGCGCCGCGGTGGCCGCCCATATCCCGGCCGCGGACGGCCCAATCGCCCGTGCTAAAACCTGCCTCTACACGGTGACGCCCGACCACGATTTCATCATCGACCTCCTGCCGGGCGCACCGAGCGTGACGGTCGCCTCCGCGTGCTCCGGCCATGGTTTCAAATTCGCTCCCGTGATGGGCGAAATCCTCGCCGACCTCGCGATCTCACGCCGCACCGCACACGACATCGGACGCTTCCGGCTCAGCCGGTTCGGCTGCTAG
- a CDS encoding PhoH family protein, which yields MISFRGGKFEEERALPPIRPLNATQAAYLDALRCCPQVIVLGPAGTGKTWMAATYAADLFRAGQIDKIILTRPNIPCGRSLGYFPGTLEAKFGPWAAPVIEAIKERIGAAAYEIALKKGDIELVPFEVMRGRSWKNAFVLLDEAQNTTLAEIKTFLTRIGDDCTVVINGDISQCDIDHASGLRTVIDMVKSQALQVPVIEFSRDDIVRSGICAMWVRAFDEAKL from the coding sequence ATCATCAGCTTCCGCGGAGGCAAATTCGAGGAGGAGCGGGCTCTTCCCCCGATCCGGCCGCTGAATGCAACGCAGGCTGCGTACCTCGATGCGTTGCGGTGCTGCCCGCAGGTGATCGTGCTGGGACCCGCCGGCACCGGAAAGACTTGGATGGCTGCGACCTACGCGGCCGACCTGTTCCGGGCCGGACAGATCGACAAGATCATCCTCACCAGGCCGAACATTCCGTGCGGCCGTTCGCTCGGCTATTTTCCCGGCACGCTCGAGGCCAAGTTCGGGCCCTGGGCTGCGCCGGTGATCGAGGCCATCAAGGAGCGGATCGGCGCGGCCGCCTACGAGATCGCGCTGAAGAAGGGCGATATTGAACTGGTGCCCTTCGAGGTGATGCGCGGTCGTTCGTGGAAGAACGCCTTTGTGCTGCTCGACGAGGCGCAGAACACCACGCTCGCGGAGATCAAGACCTTCCTCACGCGCATCGGCGACGATTGCACCGTGGTGATCAACGGTGACATCAGTCAGTGTGATATTGACCACGCTAGCGGGCTTCGCACGGTGATCGATATGGTGAAGTCTCAGGCGCTGCAGGTGCCGGTGATCGAGTTCAGCCGCGACGACATCGTTCGTTCGGGCATCTGCGCTATGTGGGTGCGCGCGTTCGACGAGGCAAAGCTGTAG
- a CDS encoding Bug family tripartite tricarboxylate transporter substrate binding protein gives MRFLCALLVMAWLVLANTALAQQNTEFPNRAVRLVVPFPPGGPTDVSARIVGQKLSELWGQPVVIENRPGADTAIGAQAVARAEPNGHTLLVAVDSTLTVNPLIRTDLPYNPSEDFASVALLFKNTTLLTVKSDGPATAKELIAKARANPGKLNYGAGIPANRLAASLFIERAGIDVQYIPFKGGSDLVAGLLNRSLDFAVDSAAASLPAIQAGNLRALAKISNSVSLPSLPDLPSLSAAADMQSLEDITSWAALVAPRATPRSVIDKLHNDVRRAYSDPVVLEKLGNAGIGAATSTPAELDAFLSQERRRWQSAIEGGKIKLN, from the coding sequence ATGAGATTTTTGTGCGCTTTGCTGGTGATGGCCTGGCTTGTCCTGGCCAACACCGCGCTGGCGCAACAGAACACCGAATTTCCGAATCGCGCGGTTCGGCTTGTCGTACCCTTCCCGCCTGGCGGCCCGACCGATGTTTCCGCACGCATCGTCGGACAGAAGCTCAGCGAGCTCTGGGGACAACCTGTCGTGATCGAAAACCGGCCAGGTGCGGACACCGCCATCGGCGCACAAGCGGTGGCGCGTGCGGAGCCGAACGGACACACACTCCTCGTGGCAGTGGATTCGACGCTGACGGTCAACCCACTCATCCGCACCGACCTGCCTTACAACCCCAGTGAGGATTTCGCGTCGGTCGCGCTCCTCTTCAAGAACACGACCCTGCTGACGGTGAAGTCCGACGGACCAGCCACAGCGAAGGAATTGATTGCGAAAGCGCGCGCCAATCCGGGCAAGCTGAACTACGGGGCCGGCATACCGGCCAATCGGCTGGCAGCTTCGCTGTTTATCGAACGAGCGGGTATCGATGTTCAGTACATCCCTTTCAAAGGCGGGTCCGATCTTGTCGCGGGGCTTTTGAACCGCAGCCTCGATTTTGCCGTCGACAGCGCGGCAGCCAGCCTGCCGGCCATTCAGGCGGGAAACCTTCGCGCGCTTGCCAAGATCAGCAACAGCGTGTCGCTTCCATCATTGCCGGATTTGCCATCGTTGTCGGCTGCGGCGGACATGCAGTCGCTTGAGGACATCACAAGCTGGGCCGCTTTGGTGGCCCCGCGCGCCACGCCACGGTCGGTTATCGACAAGCTGCACAACGACGTGCGCCGGGCATACAGCGATCCCGTTGTCCTTGAAAAGCTCGGCAACGCGGGAATTGGCGCAGCCACGTCGACCCCCGCAGAGTTGGATGCATTCTTGTCTCAAGAGCGACGCCGCTGGCAAAGCGCGATCGAAGGCGGAAAAATCAAGCTCAACTGA
- a CDS encoding peptidoglycan recognition protein family protein codes for MPFPRLSLAIVVLLSIGQAFAQDSDFASLARSAGMPAIPGLKVVYLSPLGDPKAAPWQNIILHQTEGPAGSAAALAKQQAANPTKRGVMLWVETDGTVYWATPETTVTTHGDGANRNDNKYIDNTKTYHQVVRTNSIGIEFAGNYPDVAKPLTPEQFATGLALVRFVQERYGIPVDRVYAHNWIDYKDARYCEGCALAARVRAQAYVPSGASSTTVPPAVIPAHR; via the coding sequence ATGCCGTTCCCGCGTTTGTCTCTCGCCATCGTGGTCCTGCTGTCGATCGGTCAGGCCTTTGCGCAGGACTCGGACTTCGCCAGCCTGGCGCGCAGCGCTGGCATGCCAGCAATCCCGGGTCTCAAGGTCGTCTACCTCAGCCCGCTCGGCGATCCGAAGGCGGCGCCGTGGCAGAACATCATCCTGCATCAGACGGAAGGGCCGGCGGGCTCGGCCGCGGCGCTGGCGAAGCAGCAGGCCGCAAATCCAACCAAGCGAGGTGTCATGCTGTGGGTCGAGACCGACGGCACCGTCTACTGGGCCACGCCTGAAACCACGGTCACGACGCACGGCGACGGCGCCAATCGCAACGACAACAAGTACATCGACAACACCAAGACCTATCATCAGGTGGTGCGAACGAATTCGATCGGTATCGAATTCGCCGGCAATTATCCGGATGTGGCCAAGCCGCTGACGCCGGAACAGTTCGCGACGGGCCTTGCGCTCGTGCGCTTCGTGCAGGAGCGCTACGGCATTCCCGTCGATCGCGTCTATGCCCACAACTGGATCGACTACAAGGATGCCCGCTACTGCGAAGGCTGCGCGCTGGCCGCGCGGGTTCGCGCCCAGGCCTATGTGCCCTCCGGCGCGTCGTCCACAACCGTTCCGCCGGCCGTTATTCCGGCCCATCGCTGA
- a CDS encoding fatty-acid--CoA ligase, producing MLGLMQNWPLLCHRIIDHAAIQHGCRPVISRSVEGPIHTTNYAEVRQRALKLAQRLERDGVQPGDRVATLAWNTWRHLEAWYGIIGIGAIYHTVNPRLFPEQISWIVNHAEDRVMMTDLTFLPLLEKLADKLPTVQRYIVLTDAKHMPQTTLKNAVPYEEYIAEADGDFQWKSFDENTACGMCYTSGTTGNPKGVLYSHRSNVLHAFMASLPDAKGIRACDVVMPVVPLFHANCWSLAFSTPMTGASMVMPGPKLDGPSVLELLEKYKVTFTAGVPTVWLMLLQELEKTGGKLPYLKRIVIGGSASPRAMTQTFQDKYGVEVIHAWGMTEMSPLGSLCTLKPEYQELSGDAKLDIQAKQGHPPFGVEMKITDDAGKKLPWDGKTFGRLKVRGPAVARRYFKDDTDILDEEGFFDTGDVATMDACGYMQITDRSKDVIKSGGEWISSIDLENLAVGHPKVAEAAVIGIRHPKWDERPLLVIVLKKDQQASKDDILGFMKDKIAKWWMPDDVAFVQEIPHTATGKIQKTVLREQFKDYRLPTAAA from the coding sequence ATGCTTGGCCTGATGCAGAATTGGCCGCTTCTTTGCCATCGCATCATCGACCATGCTGCGATCCAGCATGGCTGCCGCCCGGTCATAAGCCGCTCGGTCGAAGGGCCGATCCACACCACGAACTATGCCGAGGTCCGTCAGAGAGCTCTGAAGCTCGCGCAACGACTCGAGCGCGATGGCGTCCAGCCCGGCGATCGCGTCGCAACGCTGGCATGGAACACCTGGCGGCATCTCGAAGCCTGGTACGGCATCATCGGCATCGGCGCGATCTATCACACCGTCAATCCACGGCTGTTTCCCGAACAGATCTCCTGGATCGTCAATCACGCCGAAGACCGGGTGATGATGACCGACCTGACGTTTCTGCCGCTTCTCGAAAAGCTCGCCGACAAACTGCCGACCGTGCAGCGTTACATCGTGCTGACCGACGCCAAGCATATGCCGCAGACCACGCTCAAAAATGCGGTGCCCTACGAGGAGTATATCGCCGAGGCCGATGGCGACTTCCAATGGAAGAGCTTCGACGAAAACACCGCCTGCGGCATGTGCTACACGTCGGGCACCACCGGCAATCCCAAGGGCGTGCTCTATTCGCATCGCTCCAACGTGCTGCACGCCTTCATGGCGTCGCTGCCCGACGCCAAGGGCATCCGCGCCTGCGACGTCGTGATGCCCGTCGTGCCGCTGTTTCACGCCAACTGCTGGTCGCTCGCCTTCTCGACGCCGATGACCGGCGCCTCCATGGTGATGCCGGGGCCGAAGCTCGACGGCCCGTCGGTGCTGGAGCTTCTGGAAAAGTACAAGGTCACGTTCACGGCCGGCGTGCCCACCGTGTGGCTGATGCTGCTGCAGGAGCTCGAGAAGACCGGCGGCAAGCTGCCCTACCTCAAGCGCATCGTGATCGGCGGATCGGCTTCGCCGCGCGCCATGACGCAGACCTTCCAGGACAAGTACGGCGTCGAGGTCATCCACGCCTGGGGCATGACCGAGATGAGCCCGCTCGGCTCCCTGTGCACGCTGAAGCCCGAATATCAGGAACTCTCCGGCGACGCGAAGCTCGACATCCAGGCCAAGCAGGGCCACCCGCCGTTCGGCGTTGAAATGAAAATCACCGACGACGCCGGCAAGAAGCTGCCGTGGGACGGCAAGACCTTCGGCCGGCTCAAGGTGCGCGGCCCAGCGGTCGCGCGCCGCTACTTCAAGGATGACACGGACATTCTCGACGAGGAGGGTTTCTTCGACACCGGCGACGTCGCCACCATGGATGCATGCGGCTATATGCAGATCACGGACCGATCCAAGGACGTGATCAAGTCCGGCGGCGAATGGATCTCGTCGATCGATCTTGAGAACCTCGCGGTCGGCCATCCCAAGGTGGCCGAAGCCGCCGTGATCGGCATCCGCCATCCGAAATGGGACGAGAGGCCACTCCTGGTGATCGTTCTGAAGAAGGACCAGCAGGCCAGCAAGGACGACATTCTCGGGTTCATGAAAGACAAGATCGCCAAATGGTGGATGCCCGACGACGTCGCCTTCGTGCAGGAAATCCCGCACACCGCGACGGGCAAAATCCAGAAGACCGTGCTGCGCGAGCAGTTCAAAGACTATCGGCTGCCGACCGCGGCGGCATAG